Proteins encoded in a region of the Ralstonia pseudosolanacearum genome:
- a CDS encoding sigma-54 dependent transcriptional regulator, which yields MREEPLECTSACRTVVVASRAGMGEISETILGADWHVRHVNSVRELGCAIRDGVPKAGLIDFGSAFSSAELDLLERCLQVSHVGWVAALPQAMLSHERVRQLVRDYCVDYVQMPLRIEEAGYSLRHAWGMATLAQEAPTPKISNAHMLGECSAMQSLFRAIRKVAQNSAPAFIAGESGTGKELTAQAIHEASARAGGPFIAINCGAIPPHLIQSELFGYEKGAFTGAHQRHIGWVEHANGGTLFLDEIGDLPLESQVSLLRFLQQGTITRLGGHQAIPLDLRIISATHVDLEAAQHHGGFRTDLFHRLCVLTLSVPPLRERGSDIVLLAEHILAQHANEASHRIRGFTPCALHAMMHYPWPGNVRELINRVRRALVMTDNRKISAADLHLEGYASISGQTLEEAREGAESDAIRTAIARNGFHMGMTARELAVSRVTLYRLMQKHGIRAEHPLHQPVS from the coding sequence ATGCGCGAAGAGCCGCTGGAATGTACCAGTGCGTGCCGAACCGTTGTGGTTGCGTCACGCGCCGGCATGGGGGAGATCAGCGAGACGATTCTCGGGGCGGATTGGCATGTCCGGCACGTCAACTCGGTGCGCGAACTCGGGTGCGCCATCCGTGACGGCGTACCGAAAGCCGGCCTGATCGACTTCGGCAGCGCGTTCTCGTCCGCCGAACTGGATCTGCTCGAGCGCTGCCTGCAGGTTTCGCACGTGGGCTGGGTCGCCGCGCTGCCGCAGGCCATGCTGAGCCATGAGCGCGTGCGCCAGCTGGTGCGCGACTATTGCGTCGACTACGTCCAGATGCCGCTGCGCATCGAGGAAGCCGGGTACTCGCTGCGGCATGCATGGGGCATGGCCACGCTGGCGCAGGAGGCCCCCACGCCGAAGATCAGCAATGCCCACATGCTCGGCGAATGTTCGGCCATGCAGAGCCTGTTCCGGGCGATCCGCAAGGTCGCGCAGAACAGCGCGCCCGCCTTCATCGCCGGCGAATCGGGCACCGGCAAGGAGCTGACGGCCCAGGCCATCCACGAAGCCTCGGCGCGCGCGGGCGGTCCCTTCATCGCCATCAACTGCGGCGCCATCCCGCCGCACCTGATCCAGTCCGAGCTGTTCGGCTACGAGAAAGGCGCCTTCACCGGCGCGCACCAGCGCCATATCGGCTGGGTCGAGCACGCCAACGGCGGCACGCTGTTCCTCGATGAAATCGGCGACCTGCCGCTGGAGAGCCAGGTGAGCCTGCTGCGCTTCCTGCAGCAAGGCACCATCACGCGGCTGGGCGGGCACCAGGCGATTCCGCTCGATCTCCGCATCATCTCCGCCACGCACGTGGACCTGGAGGCCGCGCAGCATCACGGCGGCTTCCGCACTGACCTGTTCCACCGGCTGTGCGTGCTGACGCTGTCGGTGCCGCCGCTGCGCGAGCGCGGCAGCGACATCGTGCTGCTGGCCGAGCATATCCTGGCCCAGCACGCCAACGAGGCCTCGCATCGCATTCGCGGCTTCACGCCCTGCGCGCTGCACGCGATGATGCACTACCCGTGGCCGGGCAACGTGCGCGAGCTGATCAACCGCGTCCGCCGCGCGCTGGTGATGACGGACAACCGCAAGATCTCCGCCGCCGACCTGCACCTGGAAGGCTACGCATCGATCTCCGGCCAGACGCTGGAAGAAGCGCGCGAAGGCGCGGAATCCGACGCGATCCGCACCGCCATCGCCCGCAACGGCTTCCATATGGGCATGACGGCGCGCGAGCTGGCGGTGTCCCGCGTGACGCTGTACCGGCTGATGCAGAAGCACGGCATTCGCGCCGAACACCCGCTGCATCAGCCGGTTTCGTAG
- a CDS encoding type B 50S ribosomal protein L31 has protein sequence MKENTHPNYREVVFQDMSSDFSFVTRSTIQTKESIVWKDGKEYPLAKIEVSSESHPFYTGTQKIMDTAGRVEKFRQKFGSKAGKAAK, from the coding sequence ATGAAAGAAAATACCCACCCGAATTACCGCGAAGTCGTGTTCCAGGACATGTCCAGCGACTTCAGCTTCGTGACCCGCTCGACCATCCAGACCAAGGAAAGCATCGTCTGGAAGGACGGCAAGGAATATCCGCTGGCCAAGATCGAAGTCTCGTCCGAATCGCACCCGTTCTACACGGGCACGCAAAAGATCATGGACACGGCCGGCCGCGTCGAGAAGTTCCGCCAGAAGTTCGGCAGCAAGGCAGGCAAGGCTGCCAAGTAA
- a CDS encoding ArnT family glycosyltransferase has product MNSTRVSRVRLTASATSALPRWLLLAICVIYGLSGLFYRDPWKNEDAAGFGAMWSLATGNGQDWLMPNIVGRPFVQAGPLVFWIGGAFIRVFGQWMGPSDASRLTTALFFFITCACIWYGAYLLGRRAEVQPFEFVFGGQPSPIDYGRTLADGALLIFLACVGLAQRGHETTPLVGALCFVALTLYGLIRALDRPMLGSLIYGFGIGCLSLAGGPILPLVITVSVLVTARLTRVLPIRPLLTIALPVSLVLGWSWPAMAYLLATNPTDAVTFIREWARFDRRQYTGPTPHSLGYIARNLLPFAWPVWPLAAWAWKSWSGMRTAPHIALPLAILVPQFVLLLLQPQPGDDGFLLLIPPMAVMATFALPTLKRAAINAIDWFALLAFTLLGGFVWLVWIAKMTGYPAQIARNLYRLLPGYRPTFSWTALLCALLVTAAWVLIVVWRTSRVPKAIWRAVVISAAGTTLLWVLMMTLWLPTINYAKTYREVAQSASLALPQTYTCVQPIRIGDAQLASFAYFGHIRFGSPEDNCDILLRHDPYEYGDPSSMPNYEWRVIWEGRRPADRDEHFRMYRLTEAAKATHPAPVPATSRRRKLHVPG; this is encoded by the coding sequence ATGAATTCCACCCGCGTCTCGCGCGTTCGCCTGACCGCCTCCGCCACCAGCGCCCTGCCGCGCTGGCTGCTGCTCGCCATCTGCGTGATCTACGGCCTGTCCGGCCTGTTCTACCGCGATCCGTGGAAGAACGAAGACGCCGCCGGCTTCGGCGCGATGTGGTCACTGGCGACCGGCAACGGCCAGGATTGGCTGATGCCCAACATCGTGGGCCGCCCGTTCGTGCAGGCCGGGCCGCTCGTGTTCTGGATCGGCGGCGCGTTCATCCGCGTGTTCGGCCAGTGGATGGGCCCGTCGGATGCCTCGCGCCTGACCACGGCGCTGTTCTTCTTCATCACCTGCGCATGCATCTGGTACGGCGCCTACCTGCTTGGCCGCCGCGCCGAGGTCCAGCCCTTTGAATTTGTCTTCGGCGGCCAGCCGAGCCCCATCGACTACGGCCGCACGCTGGCCGACGGCGCGCTGCTGATCTTCCTCGCCTGCGTGGGGCTGGCCCAGCGCGGTCACGAAACCACGCCGCTGGTCGGCGCGCTGTGTTTCGTAGCGCTCACGCTGTACGGCCTGATCCGGGCGCTCGACCGGCCAATGCTGGGCAGCCTGATCTATGGCTTCGGCATCGGCTGTCTATCGCTGGCGGGCGGGCCGATCCTGCCCCTGGTCATCACGGTGTCCGTGCTGGTGACGGCGCGCCTGACCCGCGTGTTGCCGATCCGGCCGCTGCTGACGATTGCCCTGCCGGTGTCGCTGGTGCTGGGCTGGTCGTGGCCGGCGATGGCCTACCTGCTGGCCACCAACCCGACCGACGCCGTCACCTTCATCCGCGAGTGGGCACGCTTCGACCGTCGCCAATACACCGGGCCGACCCCGCATTCGCTGGGCTACATCGCACGCAACCTGCTGCCCTTCGCGTGGCCCGTGTGGCCGCTGGCGGCATGGGCCTGGAAAAGCTGGAGCGGCATGCGCACCGCCCCGCATATCGCGCTGCCGCTGGCGATCCTGGTGCCGCAGTTCGTGCTGCTGCTCCTGCAGCCTCAGCCGGGCGACGACGGCTTCCTGCTGCTGATTCCGCCGATGGCCGTGATGGCGACGTTTGCCCTGCCCACGCTCAAGCGCGCAGCCATCAACGCCATCGACTGGTTCGCGCTGCTGGCCTTCACCCTGCTCGGCGGCTTCGTCTGGCTGGTCTGGATCGCCAAGATGACCGGCTATCCGGCGCAGATCGCGCGCAACCTGTACCGCCTGCTGCCGGGCTATCGCCCGACGTTCAGCTGGACAGCGCTGCTGTGCGCGCTGCTCGTGACGGCGGCCTGGGTCCTGATCGTGGTGTGGCGCACCTCGCGCGTGCCCAAGGCGATCTGGCGCGCGGTGGTGATCTCCGCGGCCGGCACCACGCTGCTGTGGGTGCTGATGATGACGCTGTGGCTGCCCACCATCAACTACGCCAAGACGTACCGCGAAGTCGCGCAGTCGGCCTCGTTGGCGCTGCCGCAGACGTATACATGCGTGCAGCCGATCCGCATCGGCGATGCCCAGCTGGCATCGTTCGCGTACTTCGGCCATATCCGCTTCGGCAGTCCCGAAGACAACTGCGACATCCTGCTGCGCCATGACCCGTACGAATATGGCGATCCGTCCAGCATGCCCAACTACGAATGGCGCGTTATCTGGGAAGGCCGCCGCCCCGCCGACCGCGACGAGCACTTCCGCATGTACCGCCTGACCGAAGCCGCCAAGGCCACCCATCCGGCACCCGTTCCGGCCACCTCGCGCAGGCGCAAGCTGCATGTTCCTGGCTGA
- a CDS encoding M90 family metallopeptidase yields MLSRLSQWLSRRARSRQLTRYAISDALWTRTLSGLPFLLDWPPAALARLRETATLFIAEKEFTTAHGLALTDEMVVSIAAQASVPILELGIAWYRGWRGVVLYPGEFLIRGEAMDEDGVVHDVRQEASGEAAANGLVLLSWQDIELGSVLAGPDMQPYNVVMHEFAHKLDMLNGEADGIPAFSSRLHAGLDREQWADDLYAEYDAFAERCDRIPERRWDADPILSLLDPYGAQHPAEFFAVASEVFFVEPAALQDTLPALYALLQAFYLQDPARRMLDSGRHAEPAMP; encoded by the coding sequence ATGCTTTCGAGACTCTCCCAATGGCTGTCGCGACGGGCACGCTCGCGCCAGCTCACCCGCTATGCCATCTCCGACGCACTGTGGACACGCACGCTCTCCGGCCTGCCCTTCCTGCTCGACTGGCCGCCGGCGGCGCTCGCGCGCCTACGTGAAACCGCCACGCTGTTCATCGCCGAGAAAGAGTTCACCACGGCCCACGGCCTCGCGCTCACCGACGAGATGGTGGTCAGCATCGCCGCGCAGGCGAGCGTGCCCATCCTCGAACTGGGGATTGCGTGGTACCGGGGCTGGCGCGGCGTGGTCCTCTACCCCGGCGAGTTCCTGATTCGCGGCGAGGCGATGGACGAAGACGGCGTCGTGCACGACGTGCGCCAGGAAGCCAGCGGCGAGGCGGCGGCCAACGGCCTGGTCCTGCTGTCGTGGCAGGACATCGAACTGGGTAGCGTGCTGGCCGGGCCCGACATGCAGCCGTACAACGTCGTCATGCACGAGTTCGCCCACAAGCTCGACATGCTCAACGGCGAGGCGGACGGCATCCCGGCGTTCTCGTCGCGGCTGCATGCCGGGCTCGACCGCGAACAATGGGCCGACGACCTCTACGCCGAATACGACGCCTTCGCCGAACGCTGCGATCGCATTCCCGAACGGCGCTGGGATGCCGATCCGATCCTGTCGCTGCTCGATCCGTACGGCGCCCAGCATCCGGCGGAGTTCTTCGCGGTCGCCTCGGAAGTGTTCTTCGTCGAGCCCGCCGCCCTGCAGGACACGCTGCCGGCGCTCTACGCGCTCCTGCAAGCGTTCTATCTGCAAGACCCGGCACGGCGCATGCTGGATTCCGGGCGACACGCCGAACCCGCCATGCCATGA
- a CDS encoding MATE family efflux transporter → MFLADIRSIAALAWPVLIGQLAVIAFGVLDTVMAGRASAADLAAIGLGGSIYVTVYISLMGVLQALSPIAGQLYGADRHGEIGEEVRQAAWLGLALSAIGMLLLWFPAPLLRLADASPELTGKATAYLRYEALALPAALGFRIYSALNNALSRPVMVTVLQLGGLVLKFPLNALFLYGGLGLPAMGGPGCALASMIIGWLWCIAGAFILMRNPVYRPFRIFTQFSPPHLGRLGGLVRLGVPMGLTYLIEITSFTLMAIFIARMGTMVLAGHQIAANVGAVAYMVPLSLSIATSTLVAQMIGARNRDAARRIAWNGLKLAAACAIAVGGCVLLLRRDLVGLYTRDATVMAIAVPLLPFIAFYQLFDALQVTAAFILRAYKIALIPTVIYALSLWGVGLGGGYLLGFGLLGESAAALRGAAGFWAANALSLAVAGTLLVSYFNRISRAAD, encoded by the coding sequence ATGTTCCTGGCTGACATCCGCAGCATTGCCGCGCTGGCCTGGCCGGTGCTGATCGGCCAGCTCGCGGTGATCGCCTTCGGCGTGCTGGATACCGTCATGGCCGGGCGCGCGTCGGCAGCGGATCTGGCCGCGATCGGACTGGGCGGCTCGATCTATGTGACGGTCTACATCAGCCTGATGGGCGTCTTGCAGGCGCTCTCGCCCATTGCCGGCCAGCTCTACGGCGCGGACCGGCACGGCGAGATCGGCGAAGAGGTCCGCCAAGCCGCCTGGCTCGGGCTGGCGCTGTCGGCCATCGGCATGCTGCTCCTGTGGTTTCCCGCCCCGCTACTACGGCTCGCCGACGCCTCGCCCGAGCTGACCGGCAAGGCAACCGCCTACCTCCGCTACGAAGCGCTGGCGCTGCCCGCCGCGCTGGGTTTCCGCATCTACTCGGCGCTCAACAACGCGCTGTCGCGACCGGTAATGGTGACGGTGCTGCAGTTGGGCGGGCTGGTCCTGAAGTTCCCGCTCAACGCCCTGTTCCTGTACGGCGGCCTCGGCCTGCCCGCGATGGGCGGCCCCGGTTGCGCGCTGGCGTCGATGATCATCGGCTGGCTGTGGTGCATCGCGGGCGCGTTCATTCTGATGCGCAACCCGGTCTACCGGCCCTTCCGGATCTTCACGCAGTTCTCGCCGCCCCACCTCGGACGCTTGGGGGGACTGGTGCGCCTGGGCGTGCCGATGGGCCTGACCTACCTGATCGAGATCACGTCGTTCACGCTGATGGCGATCTTCATCGCTCGGATGGGAACGATGGTGCTGGCCGGCCACCAGATTGCGGCCAACGTGGGCGCGGTGGCCTATATGGTGCCGCTGTCCCTGTCGATTGCCACGTCGACATTGGTGGCCCAAATGATCGGCGCGCGCAATCGCGATGCCGCGCGGCGGATTGCCTGGAACGGGCTCAAGCTCGCCGCCGCCTGCGCGATCGCGGTCGGCGGATGCGTGCTGCTGCTGCGCCGTGACCTGGTCGGCCTCTACACCCGGGATGCCACCGTGATGGCCATCGCGGTACCGCTGCTGCCGTTCATCGCGTTCTACCAATTGTTCGATGCGCTGCAGGTCACGGCGGCGTTCATCCTGCGCGCCTACAAGATCGCGCTGATCCCGACGGTGATCTACGCGCTGTCGCTGTGGGGCGTGGGATTGGGCGGGGGCTACCTGCTCGGTTTTGGCCTCCTGGGGGAATCCGCCGCCGCCCTGCGCGGCGCCGCCGGCTTCTGGGCCGCCAATGCGCTCAGCCTGGCCGTGGCCGGCACATTGCTCGTCAGCTATTTCAATCGCATCAGCCGCGCAGCCGACTAG
- a CDS encoding LuxR C-terminal-related transcriptional regulator, protein MNTVLIEAHPLVRTGIAHLLRTLKGVTGVTVVEPDEGMFDAIEAHADAGLLVIGLPLPHLDELSAIGEIMHRPHAHHVVVLAESESPDIIRTLMQMGLSGYTLKHSPGEVIAASLELVLVGGQYIPASALLPESRLDGTPNPSLAGDPQTDPKLLGITPRQYEILVLLSRGHPVKTISRMLNISEATAKAHISTLYRRLKVRSRTEAVYVANQRGARLLSVA, encoded by the coding sequence ATGAACACTGTTTTGATCGAAGCGCATCCGCTGGTGCGCACGGGCATTGCGCATCTGTTGCGCACACTCAAGGGCGTCACAGGCGTCACCGTCGTCGAACCGGACGAGGGCATGTTCGACGCCATCGAAGCCCACGCGGACGCCGGACTCCTGGTCATCGGACTGCCGCTGCCGCATCTGGACGAACTGTCCGCCATCGGCGAGATCATGCACCGGCCGCACGCCCACCACGTGGTGGTGCTGGCCGAATCGGAGTCGCCGGACATCATCCGCACCCTCATGCAGATGGGGCTGTCGGGCTACACGCTCAAACATTCGCCCGGCGAGGTCATCGCGGCATCGCTGGAGCTCGTCCTGGTCGGCGGACAGTACATCCCCGCCAGCGCGCTGCTGCCCGAATCGCGGCTGGACGGCACACCCAACCCCTCGCTGGCCGGCGATCCGCAGACCGATCCCAAGCTGCTCGGAATCACCCCGCGCCAATACGAAATCCTGGTGCTGCTCTCGCGCGGACATCCGGTCAAGACCATCAGCCGCATGCTGAACATCTCCGAGGCCACCGCCAAGGCGCATATCAGCACGCTGTATCGCCGGCTGAAGGTACGCAGCCGGACCGAGGCCGTCTACGTCGCCAACCAGCGCGGCGCACGGCTGCTGTCGGTGGCCTGA